A single genomic interval of Halobacillus halophilus DSM 2266 harbors:
- a CDS encoding MarR family winged helix-turn-helix transcriptional regulator produces MSEQESYYKKKQDPSLKLFVVLTKAQRSVADLVRDDIQRYGLNPTEFGVLELLYHEGEQPLQKIGEKILLASGSITYVVDKLEKKEYLERIPCPNDRRITFASITEKGREFLNDIFPDHWKQIERITGGLTDEEKVQAIELLKKLGKNTEGNQD; encoded by the coding sequence ATGAGCGAACAAGAGTCATACTACAAGAAAAAACAAGATCCCTCGTTGAAATTATTTGTCGTTTTAACGAAGGCACAGCGATCCGTAGCTGACCTGGTCAGAGATGATATCCAGCGTTATGGATTAAACCCGACAGAATTTGGGGTATTGGAACTGCTGTATCATGAAGGAGAACAGCCACTACAGAAAATTGGTGAGAAGATCCTTTTAGCCAGTGGCAGTATTACGTATGTCGTAGACAAGCTGGAAAAGAAGGAATATTTAGAACGGATTCCATGCCCGAACGACCGGCGGATTACGTTTGCTTCTATTACAGAAAAAGGCAGGGAGTTTTTGAACGACATCTTCCCGGATCATTGGAAGCAAATAGAACGGATTACCGGAGGATTAACGGACGAAGAAAAAGTACAAGCGATTGAACTGTTGAAAAAGCTTGGTAAAAACACAGAAGGAAATCAGGACTAG
- the abc-f gene encoding ribosomal protection-like ABC-F family protein, whose product MLITLKDIYKIVGGRVLFECLNFELNEGQRVGLVGRNGSGKSTLFRLITKEESIDGGDVFIRKHLTIGYLKQIPEEWESSGRAYLEAAFGELLQMKNDMQKLEEKMLDPEQMERSLREYGEIQERFTQAGGYEIESSISQVANGLKVKDLLDQPFSQLSGGEKTKLGLARILLEKPDVLLLDEPTNHLDLQAIEWLEEYLQQYDGSVCMISHDRSFLNHTVTDIMDLESGDIQTYKGNYTSFEKQKEEKLLAEFHQYQEQQKKIKKMKEAIRRLRQWANEANPTNPKLFKKAKSMEKALERMEKMDKPVVDPKKMNLALQAEGRTGKDILVAEGVKKTYGARTILNGVHLHLRNQDRLALVGANGSGKSTLLRLLLGQEEPEEGSIKTGPSIRIGYLPQNPLMGADRDQRMIDYFRNSIRVTEGEARHMLAAFMFYGYDVFQKIRHLSGGEQMRLKLAVFMHKGINVLILDEPTNHLDIESQEVLEEALKKFEGTVLGVSHDRYFLNQCFSDTAYLSGGKIYRYIGSYDETRKHWMELLAQQQMKYVRKESSSKAEKPRNHPPDTKQNFSVEESIADLEKEVTRLESQMAEESNVEELMNLQVEKDQLNEKIEELYEQWMEE is encoded by the coding sequence ATGCTTATTACATTGAAAGATATATATAAAATTGTCGGCGGCAGAGTACTGTTCGAATGCCTTAACTTTGAATTGAATGAAGGGCAGAGAGTTGGGCTTGTCGGTCGGAACGGGAGTGGTAAATCCACTTTATTCCGCTTAATTACTAAAGAGGAATCCATCGACGGCGGGGATGTTTTCATCCGAAAACACTTGACTATTGGCTATTTAAAGCAAATTCCTGAAGAGTGGGAATCATCAGGTAGAGCTTACTTGGAAGCGGCTTTTGGAGAATTGCTGCAAATGAAGAATGATATGCAGAAGCTGGAAGAAAAGATGCTGGATCCTGAACAGATGGAACGATCCCTTAGGGAATACGGAGAAATTCAAGAACGATTTACTCAGGCAGGCGGTTATGAAATCGAATCATCCATCAGCCAAGTGGCTAATGGTCTGAAAGTTAAAGATCTCCTGGACCAGCCTTTCTCTCAGTTGAGCGGCGGTGAGAAAACAAAGCTTGGATTGGCTCGAATCCTACTGGAAAAGCCAGATGTGTTACTGCTGGACGAACCAACGAACCACTTGGATTTACAGGCCATCGAATGGCTTGAGGAATACTTGCAGCAGTATGACGGTTCTGTGTGCATGATTTCCCATGACCGTTCTTTTCTTAATCACACGGTTACCGATATTATGGATTTAGAATCTGGAGACATTCAAACTTATAAAGGAAACTATACCTCTTTTGAGAAGCAAAAAGAAGAGAAGCTGCTGGCAGAATTTCACCAGTATCAGGAACAGCAGAAAAAAATTAAAAAAATGAAAGAAGCGATCCGCCGCCTTAGACAATGGGCTAATGAAGCTAATCCAACAAACCCTAAATTATTTAAAAAGGCAAAGAGTATGGAGAAAGCCCTGGAGCGGATGGAAAAAATGGATAAACCGGTGGTTGATCCCAAAAAGATGAACCTTGCTCTCCAGGCAGAGGGAAGAACCGGTAAGGATATACTTGTCGCTGAAGGCGTCAAAAAAACTTATGGGGCTCGGACGATTTTGAATGGTGTTCATCTTCATTTAAGAAATCAGGATCGATTAGCTCTGGTGGGAGCGAATGGAAGCGGGAAGTCCACTTTACTGCGCTTATTACTCGGACAGGAAGAACCTGAAGAAGGATCAATCAAAACAGGACCGTCGATCAGGATAGGATACTTGCCTCAAAACCCATTAATGGGAGCGGATCGTGATCAGCGGATGATTGATTATTTTCGAAATTCGATCAGAGTGACGGAGGGAGAAGCTCGTCACATGCTTGCCGCTTTTATGTTCTACGGGTATGATGTTTTTCAAAAAATCCGTCATTTAAGCGGCGGAGAACAAATGCGGCTGAAGCTTGCGGTATTTATGCATAAAGGTATTAATGTATTGATATTGGATGAGCCAACCAACCATTTGGATATCGAGTCTCAGGAAGTACTTGAAGAGGCACTTAAAAAATTCGAAGGTACCGTACTAGGAGTGTCTCATGACCGGTATTTCTTAAATCAATGCTTTTCAGATACAGCTTATCTTTCAGGCGGGAAAATCTATAGATATATAGGTTCGTATGATGAAACCAGGAAGCACTGGATGGAACTGCTGGCTCAGCAGCAGATGAAATATGTTAGAAAAGAATCTTCTTCAAAGGCAGAGAAGCCAAGAAACCACCCACCTGACACCAAACAGAATTTTTCAGTCGAAGAGTCCATAGCAGATTTAGAGAAAGAAGTAACACGGCTTGAAAGTCAAATGGCAGAAGAGAGTAATGTAGAGGAATTAATGAATCTTCAGGTGGAAAAGGATCAGTTGAATGAAAAGATTGAGGAGCTTTATGAACAGTGGATGGAAGAATAA